In a single window of the Fusarium falciforme chromosome 3, complete sequence genome:
- a CDS encoding PAN2-PAN3 deadenylation complex catalytic subunit PAN2: MDGDWDEVARIQFPPPGVHALPTPVTTMTFDTSQELLWTGNDYGRVTSFYGTELQRYTSFKAHASADGPVRQILVNEKGVVALGAKDVHMAMRRGVPMWHIKHDDMDDLRCMSFTSKGTAEIIVAGLQDTMLVIDLIKGDVVKQVPTEHQYAIMRRGRYICAATNNGSVNLLDPVTFAVVKTWNAHSALINDMDAQHDFVVTCGYSLRQGQNLMLDPFLNVFDIKKMTSMPPIPFPAGAAYVRMHPRMLTTSIVVSQGGQIHVVDLMNPNTSNVRQANVLSYLSMFEIAPSGESMALTDVECYVHLWGSPTKLHFVDLPTPIDFATPEEPVPSIEWTSETPFNTIGLPYYRDTLASAWPDIPCDVGAPPVKFDAQFLSGLKATEFGLYGRNTRGLRRNQAEDTRNVNKAGSSGLKAPKFLSEKARELATSQAATSDDKADELAGPFTELEIESKKSEVPVMYRNVEIKYSKFGVDDFDFGFYNKTRHSGLEIHISNSYANSLLQIMHFTPIIRNLALQHAATACVSEICLLCELGFLFDMLQKAEGSICQATNLLKTLSSHPQAGPLGLLEEDPHGSSLNVMLQGLTRFLLDKIVHDHKSINPASSAMDQVLATSATSSIKCMNCRSEYTRPGSTYVNDLLYPSNKPGSRGAKMPRTTFSQVLKNSVERETTSKGWCSRCQRYQTIATRKSIHSIPAVLMLNTAITNSDHRILWSTPGWLPEEIGIIVEHGQFFCYEGEDLKLHLQRGMHNIMVYSLIGMAINIESGQTQKSHLVSMVNVAHAETEAPGESQWHLFNDFLVRSVSTEEALTFNTSWKVPSVIAYQVKEANNKIDMSWKKNIDTSILYQDFSPTTDPQSKTYQVLNPETEAPGPETIIALDTEFVAVRQPEIEMNSDGERETIRPIVYALARASVVRGQGEDEGTPFIDDYISIREPIVDYLTSYSGITEQDLDPRVSKHSLLPLKMAYKKMWILLNLGCKFLGHGLKQDFRVINIHIPKSQIIDTIDLFFLKSRLRKLSLAFLAWYLLKEDIQMETHDSIEDSRTALKLYKKYLEFQDAGILETMLQDIYRAGRDVNFKPPRKDDSHVPRSDTPPPLPADTTEPVTPVRNIGIPVQTPGSAFGGGSSWTPGKGSPLP, encoded by the exons ATGGACGGTGATTGGGATGAG GTCGCCCGGATCCAGTTTCCGCCTCCGGGCGTGCACGCGCTTCCCACTCCTGTTACGACTATGACATTTGATACGTCGCAAGAGCTCCTCTGGACTGGCAACGACTAT GGCCGGGTTACTTCTTTCTATGGCACTGAGCTTCAGCGATACACCTCCTTCAAAGCACACGCGTCCGCCGATGGCCCTGTTCGCCAAATACTGGTTAACGAGAAAGGTGTTGTGGCTCTGGGAGCCAAGGATGTTCAcatggcgatgaggaggggGGTGCCAATGTGGCATATCAA ACATGATGATATGGATGATTTACGATGTATGAGTTTTACGTCAAAGGGGACTGCAGAAATCATTGTCGCTGGCTTACAAGATACAATGCTTGTTATTGACCTCATTAAGGGTGATGTCGTCAAACAA GTTCCAACTGAACACCAATATGCTATCATGAGGCGCGGCCGCTACATTTGCGCCGCAACAAACAATGGCTCCGTCAACCTTCTCGATCCCGTCACATTCGCAGTTGTCAAGACTTGGAATGCCCACTCGGCCTTGATTAACGACATGGACGCCCAGCATGACTTTGTCGTCACCTGCGGATATTCTCTACGCCAAGGACAGAATCTGATGCTCGACCCCTTCCTCAACGTCTTTGACATCAAAAAGATGACCTCGATGCCTCCTATTCCCTTCCCTGCCGGCGCTGCATATGTGCGCATGCATCCTAGGATGCTGACAACAAGCATAGTCGTCTCCCAGGGCGGACAGATCCATGTGGTGGACCTGATGAATCCTAACACGAGCAACGTTCGCCAGGCCAACGTGCTCTCGTATCTTAGCATGTTCGAGATCGCACCCTCTGGCGAGTCGATGGCATTGACCGATGTGGAGTGCTATGTTCACCTTTGGGGGTCGCCCACCAAGCTTCACTTTGTTGATTTACCTACTCCTATCGATTTCGCAACCCCTGAGGAGCCTGTGCCCAGTATCGAATGGACATCGGAGAC GCCCTTTAACACCATTGGGTTACCATATTATCGAGACACCCTTGCATCTGCTTGGCCAGACATACCTTGCGATGTGGGTGCTCCTCCCGTCAAGTTCGATGCGCAATTCCTCTCCGGACTCAAGGCCACTGAATTTGGATTGTACGGCCGCAACACTCGAGGACTTCGAAGAAACCAGGCCGAGGATACTCGTAATGTCAACAAGGCCGGTAGCTCCGGACTCAAAGCTCCCAAGTTCCTCAGCGAGAAGGCCCGCGAGCTCGCTACATCGCAGGCTGCGACCTCGGACGACAAAGCGGACGAACTTGCTGGTCCCTTTACCGAACTGGAGATTGAGAGCAAGAAGTCGGAGGTGCCGGTCATGTATCGCAATGTTGAGATCAAATACAGCAAGTTTGGTGTCGATGACTTTGATTTTGG attctataataaaacccgACATTCTGGACTCGAGATTCACATTTCAAACTCGTACGCCAATTCCCTCCTTCAGATTATGCACTTTACTCCCATCATCCGAAATCTCGCCCTCCAACACGCTGCCACCGCATGCGTTAGCGAGATTTGTCTTTTGTGCGAACTCGGCTTCCTTTTTGATATGCTTCAAAAAGCCGAGGGATCTATCTGCCAAGCAACAAACTTGCTCAAGACGCTCAGCAGTCACCCACAAG CCGGACCGCTTGGACTTCTTGAGGAGGATCCTCATGGCTCATCTTTGAACGTCATGTTGCAGGGCCTGACCCGGTTCCTCTTGGATAAGATTGTTCACGACCACAAGTCTATCAACCCAGCATCTTCTGCCATGGATCAAGTGCTAGCGACATCGGCAACCAGTTCGATCAAGTGTATGAACTGCCGAAGCGAGTACACGCGTCCTGGGTCAACCTATGTCAATGATCTACTCTATCCATCAAAC AAACCTGGAAGTCGGGGCGCAAAGATGCCGCGAACCACTTTTTCCCAGGTCCTCAAGAATAGCGTCGAGAGGGAGACAACCTCCAAAGGATGGTGCAGTCGGTGTCAACGATACCAGACGATAGCGACTAGAAAGAGCATCCACAGTATCCCAGCCGTGCTCATGCTCAACACGGCCATCACCAATTCTGACCATCGGATCCTTTGGTCGACTCCCGGTTGGCTTCCTGAGGAGATTGGAATCATCGTTGAACACGGCCAATTCTTTTGCTATGAAGGGGAGGACTTGAAGCTCCATCTGCAACGAGGCATGCACAATATCATGGTGTATTCGCTGATTGGCATGGCCATCAACATCGAGAGCGGTCAGACGCAAAAGTCTCACTTGGTCTCGATGGTCAATG TTGCGCACGCTGAAACCGAGGCACCTGGCGAGAGTCAATGGCATCTCTTCAACGACTTTTTGGTGAGATCTGTCAGCACGGAAGAAGCCCTCACGTTCAATACGTCCTGGAAGGTCCCCTCTGTGATTGCATACCAAGTGAAGGAGGCCAACAATAAGATCGACATGTCGTGGAAGAAGAACATTGACACATCGATACTATATCAAGATTTCAG CCCTACTACGGATCCGCAGTCAAAGACGTATCAGGTCCTCAATCCCGAAACTGAAGCACCTGGACCCGAAACCATTATTGCCCTCGACACCGAGTTTGTTGCCGTGCGACAGCCAGAGATCGAAATGAACTCGGATGGTGAGAGAGAGACCATCCGACCCATTGTGTATGCTCTCGCTCGAGCGTCAGTTGTGCGCGGGCAGGGCGAAGATGAGGGCACACCATTCATCGACGACTATATCTCCATCAGGGAACCAATCGTCGACTATCTCACGTCATATTCTGGAATTACCGAACAGGATCTAGATCCTCGAGTTTCAAAGCACAGCCTCTTACCCCTGAAGATGGCATACAAGAAGATGTGGATTCTTCTCAATCTTGGATGCAAATTTCTAGGTCACGGTCTGAAGCAGGATTTCCGAGTTATCAACATTCATATCCCCAAATCACAGATTATCGACACTATCGACCTGTTTTTCCTCAAGTCCCGCCTGAGAAAGTTGTCATTGGCGTTCCTAGCGTGGTACCTTTTGAAGGAAGACATCCAGATGGAGACGCACGACTCGATCGAGGATTCCCGGACGGCCCTCAAGCtgtataagaaatatctcgAGTTCCAGGATGCCGGGATTCTCGAGACTATGCTGCAAGACATTTACCGTGCGGGTCGAGATGTGAACTTCAAGCCGCCTCGCAAGGATGATTCGCACGTGCCGAGGTCAGATACACCGCCGCCTCTGCCTGCCGACACTACAGAGCCGGTGACGCCAGTGAGGAACATTGGGATCCCGGTCCAGACACCCGGGTCAGCGTTTGGGGGCGGCTCGAGCTGGACCCCTGGGAAGGGATCACCACTACCGTAG
- a CDS encoding Protein BFR2 has protein sequence MAKAKGRAKQFEDLDEHITKDYDPEANVDVSEHGSDSESSENENAGTEHYVSVGKSKLRQKEGVSLGPKYQGSRVSRAALEQESESDDEGDEDEDEDDEAFDDPETADLERDEAEANDSEISSDNALGESDEERFQDFTFRGSSKPKKPVSKSKRATAADFMSSSDEGGEGGADVDEDEDEMSGVELEGSDSEEDDMDDGLDALVDGAGDSDDESEEDDEEDEEDEDASDDEEESDDDEKEKKAKSVKPVMAAFSNRTDVNKGLAIREQRKVYDGLLNLRIRLQKALIAANTFAAIEDSPEPESEPYEAAEEAAIKLLNTISSLKDNFGSSRAGDKRKRELDASMTTQEIWEQMQAEEERAVKVREAGLDKWSRKVQSVDTTRDGLKSRKDTLVTALREQLLNPDNRLAKRSRVPRSCAPAQAAKGVTQDDDIYDDADFYQVLLKELVDQRTVDGSSASAGAVPTVMLTAAKEVKTRKNVDRKASKGRKMRFTVHEKLQNFMAPEDRRAWEQEAIDRFFGTLFGRKMELNEDESDDDDMEVDAEEAGLRLFRS, from the exons ATGGCCAAAGCAAAGGGTCGCGCAAAGCAGTTCGAGGACTTGGACGAACATATCACCAAGG ACTACGATCCTGAAGCCAATGTCGATGTGAGCGAGCACGGCAGCGATAGCGAATCGAGCGAGAACGAGAACGCTGGCACAGAGCACTATGTCTCCGTGGGAAAGAGCAAGCTGAGGCAAAAGGAGGGCGTGTCGCTCGGTCCCAAGTATCAAGGCTCGCGCGTCTCAAGGGCAGCTCTAGAGCAGGAGAGCGAGTCCGACGACGAgggagacgaggatgaggatgaggacgacgaagCATTCGACGATCCTGAGACTGCAGACTTGGAACgcgacgaggccgaggccaacgACTCCGAGATTTCCAGCGACAACGCCCTCGGCGAGAGCGACGAGGAGCGCTTCCAGGACTTTACCTTCCGAGGGAGCTCGAAACCCAAGAAGCCAGTGAGCAAGTCCAAGAGGGCCACTGCTGCTGACTTTATGTCTTCCTCTGACGAGGGCGGCGAGGGTGGTGCCGACgtggacgaggacgaagacgagatGAGCGGCGTGGAACTCGAGGGTTCTGACTCGGAAGAAGATGACAtggatgatggcctcgacgcTCTTGTCGACGGCGCTGGAGATTCAGATGACGAGtctgaagaagacgacgaggaagacgaggaagatgaagacgccagtgatgatgaagaggaaagcgacgatgatgagaaagagaaaaaggcGAAGAGTGTAAAGCCCGTCATGGCAGCCTTCTCAAACCGCACCGACGTCAACAAGGGTCTTGCCATTCGAGAACAGCGCAAGGTCTATGACGGTCTGCTCAATCTCCGAATCCGTCTACAAAAGGCCCTCATCGCTGCCAACACCTTTGCCGCCATCGAAGACAGCCCCGAGCCCGAGTCTGAGCCCTACgaggcggccgaggaggctgctATCAAGTTGCTGAACACCATCAGCAGCCTCAAGGACAATTTTGGTTCGTCTCGGGCTGGCGATAAGCGCAAGCGCGAGTTGGACGCCTCGATGACGACCCAGGAGATTTGGGAGCAGAtgcaggcggaggaggagcgggCTGTCAAGGTCAGAGAGGCTGGCTTAGACAAGTGGTCGCGCAAGGTCCAGTCTGTCGACACCACAAGAGACGGCCTCAAGTCGCGAAAGGACACGCTCGTCACTGCGCTCCGGGAGCAGCTCTTGAACCCGGACAACCGCCTCGCCAAGCGCTCCCGCGTTCCTCGATCATGCGCTCCCGCGCAGGCGGCCAAGGGCGTGACGCAGGACGACGACATCTACGACGACGCCGACTTTTACCAGGTGctcctcaaggagctcgtGGACCAGCGCACGGTGGACGGGTCCTCAGCGTCGGCGGGCGCGGTGCCGACGGTAATGCTCACGGCGgccaaggaggtcaagacgCGCAAGAACGTGGACCGCAAGGCGAGCAAGGGTCGCAAGATGCGCTTCACGGTGCACGAGAAGCTGCAGAACTTTATGGCCCCCGAGGACCGGCGGGCGTGGGAGCAGGAGGCCATTGACCGCTTCTTTGGCACCCTGTTTGGCCGCAAGATGGAGCTCAACGAGGACGagagcgatgatgatgacatgGAGGTTGACGCCGAGGAGGCGGGCTTGAGATTGTTTAGAAGCTAG
- a CDS encoding Zn(2)-C6 fungal-type domain-containing protein, translating into MSTSRDTEAEDANITYPSPGAEAMEAGPFYNTGGREGAQDHQEHHEHHEHHEHHEAHHEQHHEQPEHHVPDQVQHVPVPEHDQGELPPPEPETPQQHITRPANLEELQLAAQLGQGLAGTSMMPTTDPNMNVEDPNLRSIMPHPEPDQQQTPSYVQDTPTTDPMVPHAMPVPVGPPMPPQYPIDNSIPPRKRSKVSRACDECRRKKIKCDAQSDTGEAPCSSCARSSIRCLFSRVPQKRGPSKGYIKELADRIHSIENKLESEGALSQDDIDRLFVSDRPRQSQGEDSNRKRPFSSISTNDFATPSRQTPWGSEHRIQPSPGTSEGYAPYSTSSLAPQPTAIKTDETPSKPPMAAMDITMSDTGEVTDVDEGMLHSYLSSVQPVYPILPSNKSRLQALLAQCPSSVQTAFVNALPAVTSSGGDTKLASALLNEWESNEASHTQATNIVHAQALLLLIIDADWRSSPTLPFLLARAVALANSMKLWRYTPMESASESDSDDQLCVRIWWSLILMDRWYAAGTGKPAQIPDSSVVAPPGLENMLGEVCFYLVRLSKLLNRVSHVVSTLQPGASTTEEPMAAILVDYIENYREDLPAHIEPASHPMVHLAYWHCKLLVTLLRPGATPAETMWPTKELVNLLFANGHLRSPLVNHFASLVSMSLTKLCKIDSSREEATQLIKDIAEKPPGIWDGVRDKLSEQTRPTSSVEATASQGLQHLADLATAHEGIAPGGDDIAFGPSLASGYLDVA; encoded by the exons ATGAGCACGAGTCGAGACACCGAGGCGGAGGATGCCAACATAACATACCCTTCGCCTGGAGCCGAGGCCATGGAGGCCGGTCCCTTCTACAACACCGGAGGCCGAGAGGGCGCACAGGATCACCAAGAGCACCATGAGCACCATGAGCACCATGAGCACCATGAGGCTCATCACGAGCAGCACCACGAGCAGCCAGAGCATCATGTCCCTGACCAGGTGCAGCATGTGCCGGTCCCCGAGCATGATCAGGGCGAACTGCCTCCGCCAGAGCCCGAGACTCCTCAGCAGCACATCACTCGTCCCGCCAATCTTGAAGAGCTGCAGCTGGCCGCCCAGCTGGGCCAGGGCCTCGCTGGGACCTCCATGATGCCCACCACAGACCCCAACATGAATGTTGAAGACCCCAACCTGCGGAGCATCATGCCTCATCCCGAGCCTGACCAGCAACAAACTCCGTCTTATGTGCAAGACACCCCCACTACCGACCCGATGGTGCCACATGCTATGCCCGTCCCAGTTGGCCCGCCCATGCCTCCCCAGTATCCCATCGACAACAGCATCCCACCTCGCAAGCGGTCCAAGGTGTCAAGAGCATGTGATGAGTGCCGGCGCAAGAAGATTAAGTGTGACGCTCAGTCAGATACTGGAGAAGCCCCCTGCTCTAGCTGTGCCCGATCTTCCATCAGATGCTTGTTCAGCCGTGTGCCTCAGAAACGAGGTCCAAGCAAAGG ATATATCAAGGAACTGGCCGATCGCATTCACAGCATCGAGAACAAGCTCGAGTCAGAAGGTGCACTGAGCCAAGATGATATTGATAGGCTCTTCGTCTCGGACAGGCCACGCCAAAGTCAAGGAGAGGATTCCAACCGTAAACGGCCTTTCTCGAGTATCTCGACAAACGACTTTGCCACGCCTTCACGCCAAACACCATGGGGCTCGGAGCACCGGATCCAGCCGTCCCCTGGGACATCGGAGGGATATGCTCCTTACAGCACGAGCTCGTTGGCTCCCCAGCCTACCGCCATCAAGACGGATGAAACACCCTCTAAGCCCCCCATGGCTGCCATGGACATCACCATGTCTGACACCGGTGAGGTGACTGATGTCGATGAGGGCATGCTGCACAG CTACCTGTCGAGCGTCCAGCCAGTCTATCCGATACTGCCAAGCAACAAGAGCCGGCTGCAAGCTCTCCTCGCGCAATGCCCGTCATCTGTTCAGACGGCATTTGTCAATGCTCTTCCTGCTGTGACATCGTCTGGTGGCGATACAAAATTGGCGAGTGCTCTCCTCAACGAGTGGGAGAGCAACGAGGCATCGCACACGCAGGCCACTAACATTGTCCATGCACAAGCGCTGTTGTTGCTCATCATTGACGCTGACTGGCGATCATCTCCAACTCTTCCATTCCTGCTGGCTCGAGCCGTCGCGCTGGCCAACTCGATGAAGCTCTGGAGATATACCCCCATGGAATCAGCGTCAGAATCAGACTCTGATGATCAGCTGTGTGTGCGGATATGGTGGTCCCTGATCCTCATGGATCGCTGGTATGCGGCAGGCACAGGAAAGCCGGCGCAAATACCTGACAGTAGCGTTGTCGCGCCCCCTGGCCTCGAGAACATGCTCGGAGAAGTGTGCTTCTATCTCGTCC GACTGTCGAAACTGCTCAACCGTGTATCACATGTTGTATCAACACTTCAACCTggagcatcaacaacagaGGAGCCGATGGCGGCGATTCTGGTGGACTATATCGAGAACTACAGGGAAGACTTGCCAGCACATATTGAACCTGCCTCGCACCCCATGGTTCACCTCGCGTACTGGCATTGCAAGCTCCTTGTGACTCTACTAAGGCCCGGGGCGACGCCAGCCGAGACGATGTGGCCTACCAAGGAGTTGGTCAACCTGCTCTTCGCAAACGGACACCTGCGCAGCCCCCTGGTCAACCACTTTGCTTCACTGGTCTCGATGTCGTTAACGAAGCTGTGTAAGATTGACAGCTCGCGAGAGGAAGCGACACAATTGATCAAGGACATTGCGGAGAAACCCCCCGGAATATGGGACGGCGTCCGTGATAAGCTCTCGGAGCAGACGCGCCCAACGTCCTCGGTGGAGGCAACGGCGAGCCAGGGTCTCCAGCACCTGGCGGATCTCGCGACGGCACACGAAGGCATCGCCCCGGGAGGTGATGACATCGCCTTTGGCCCGTCGCTGGCATCGGGGTATCTGGATGTTGCATAG
- a CDS encoding Tudor domain-containing protein, translated as MSPLSDLEDEKKQYQEQLDIVRGQLRDDPENVELKALQEELNNFIDLLNENIAELKPKQAPKPAPKQPSPPPEPEKWSRENHPAFKKATPAEEKEDTPVHYQVNDTVLAKWVTGDKAFYPARITSITGSSTDPIYIVKFKTYDNTETLRSRDIRPVSNKRKADGTPLSSAPATPPAPGLVTSAGATVYPEAKREAENNGDVKPPKAKKLKAKKELEKNKNKWQEFSAKSKFGKAHKKESMFRTPEGVNGRVGFTGSGQTMRKDPTRSRHVYQMNDELD; from the exons ATGTCGCCTTTATCCGACCTCGAAGATGAAAAGAAGCAGTACCAAGAGCAG CTGGACATCGTCCGCGGCCAACTACGCGACGACCCCGAGAACGTCGAACTCAAAGCGCTTCAGGAGGAGTTGAACAACTTCATTGATCTCCTCAATGAGAACATTGCTGAGCTCAAGCCCAAGCAGGCGCCCAAGCCAGCTCCCAAGCAGCCGTCCCCGCCACCTGAACCGGAGAAGTGGTCCCGCGAGAACCACCCCGCCTTTAAGAAAGCGACCccggccgaggagaaggaggacacGCCCGTCCACTACCAGGTCAACGACACAGTGTTGGCGAAATGGGTCACCGGTGACAAGGCATTCTATCCGGCGCGTATTACATCCATTACAGGGTCCTCGACAGACCCCATCTACATTGTCAAGTTCAAGACGTATGATAACACAGAGACTCTGCGATCTCGAGATATCCGCCCTGTCTCGAATAAGCGAAAGGCAGACGGTACCCCATTGTCCTCGGCACCCGCGACTCCCCCTGCCCCCGGATTGGTGACGTCGGCCGGCGCGACAGTGTATCCTGAAGCGAAGAGAGAAGCAGAGAACAACGGCGATGTGAAGCCCCCCAAGgcaaagaagctcaaggcgaagaaggagctcgagaagaacaagaataAGTGGCAAGAATTTAGCGCCAAATCCAAGTTCGGAAAGGCTCACAAGAAGGAGAGCATGTTCCGAACGCCCGAGGGTGTTAACGGTAGAG TTGGTTTCACAGGCTCTGGCCAGACCATGCGAAAAGACCCAACTCGAAGCCGTCATGTCTACCAAATGAACGATGAGCTGGACTAA
- a CDS encoding Holocytochrome c-type synthase — MGWFWADAAPATVHVPIGHPPVPANADKAPPSGCPMHKKTLDKLNPDAKCQRPQDAPAASGCPVPHAAKTEEKPKSLISQLNPLNYMFPDLSQKPAPNQAFALPTTRDESTIPKGSGDGNWEYPSPQQMYNALLRKGYTDTDITAVEGMVSVHNFLNEGAWQEIIGWEQRFSKGLYKGWQLCKRGEAHFDEELDRQWDGSEVEPTLVRFQGRPKDLTPKATMMQVLGWIYPSKFGTEPPFDRHDWYVSRDINGEKKEVRYVIDYYSGEPEVTGEPVFYLDVRPAMTPQGAAERIIRWSTDVWWKAIGGDRREQDPQPWFRGTS; from the exons ATGGGTTGGTTTTGGGCTGACGCTGCTCCCGCGACCGTCCATGTCCCCATTGGACATCCGCCTGTCCCCGCGAACGCCGACAAGGCGCCTCCC TCTGGCTGCCCCATGCACAAGAAGACTCTCGATAAACTCAACCCCGACGCCAAATGCCAGAGGCCCCAAGATGCCCCAGCTGCATCAGGCTGCCCCGTCCCTCATGCCGCCAAaaccgaggagaagcccaaaTCATTGATCTCCCAACTCAACCCTCTCAACTACATGTTCCCCGATCTATCCCAGAAGCCCGCGCCTAACCAGGCTTTCGCTCTACCAACAACACGAGATGAATCAACTATCCCCAAGGGCTCGGGCGACGGGAACTGGGAGTACCCCTCCCCTCAGCAAATGTACAATGCGCTCCTGCGCAAGGGATACACAGACACAGACATCACGGCCGTTGAAGGCATGGTTTCAGTGCACAACTTTCTGAACGAGGGCGCATGGCAGGAGATCATTGGTTGGGAGCAGCGATTCTCTAAGGGACTGTACAAGGGATGGCAGCTTTGCAAGAGGGGCGAGGCTCATTTCGATGAGGAACTGGACCGACAGTGGGATGGCTCAGAAGTTGAGCCTACTCTAGTCCGCTTCCAGGGCCGACCCAAGGACCTGACTCCCAAGGCCACCATGATGCAGGTCCTGGGCTGGATTTACCCCTCCAAGTTTGG CACCGAGCCTCCTTTCGACCGACACGACTGGTATGTTTCCCGGGACATCAAcggtgagaagaaggaggtccGATATGTCATCGATTACTACTCTGGTGAGCCCGAGGTCACAGGCGAGCCCGTCTTCTACCTGGATGTACGTCCTGCCATGACTCCTCAAGGCGCGGCCGAGCGCATTATCCGATGGAGCACGGATGTGTGGTGGAAGGCCATTGGTGGCGACAGGCGGGAGCAGGACCCCCAGCCCTGGTTCCGGGGTACTTCGTAA